The following are from one region of the Planctomycetaceae bacterium genome:
- a CDS encoding DNA alkylation repair protein, translating to MPTVSDIMQQLEKLGTAQTRKTFARHGAPVDRMFGVKVGDLKPILKKLRGQQELAMQLYATGNSDAMYLAGLVADGSQMTKKQLNDWAKQASWYMIGEYTVPGVASESRVACELARKWIDAKQPSIASCGWATWSAIVATKPDEELDLREIQSLLDRVVKQIESAPNRVRYTMNAFVISVGTYVAPLLDRAKEAARKIGKVQVDVGNTACRVPLASDYIAKVESMNRVGRKRKTMKC from the coding sequence ATGCCCACAGTCAGCGACATCATGCAGCAACTCGAAAAACTGGGAACGGCACAAACGCGAAAGACGTTCGCTCGGCACGGTGCGCCGGTCGACCGGATGTTCGGAGTCAAAGTGGGTGACCTGAAGCCCATTCTGAAGAAGCTTCGAGGCCAGCAGGAACTGGCCATGCAGCTTTACGCGACCGGAAACAGCGACGCGATGTATCTGGCCGGACTCGTGGCTGATGGTTCACAGATGACGAAGAAGCAGCTCAATGACTGGGCGAAGCAGGCGTCATGGTACATGATCGGAGAATACACGGTCCCCGGTGTCGCTTCAGAAAGCAGAGTCGCGTGCGAATTGGCCCGAAAGTGGATTGATGCGAAGCAGCCGAGCATCGCTTCGTGCGGCTGGGCGACCTGGTCCGCGATCGTGGCCACGAAACCGGATGAGGAACTTGACCTGCGGGAGATTCAATCGCTGCTGGACCGGGTCGTGAAGCAGATTGAATCAGCCCCCAACCGAGTACGATACACAATGAACGCATTTGTCATTTCGGTGGGCACGTACGTCGCTCCGCTGCTGGACAGGGCGAAAGAAGCTGCCCGGAAGATCGGCAAGGTTCAGGTCGACGTGGGAAACACCGCGTGCAGGGTTCCGCTGGCTTCGGACTACATCGCGAAGGTCGAATCAATGAACCGCGTCGGCAGGAAACGCAAAACGATGAAGTGCTAG
- the ruvB gene encoding Holliday junction branch migration DNA helicase RuvB, producing the protein MGRETTIRHDDDYDPDHDRSRRARADNRPPRPVSAGGGDSAFADDDFDDELRPSRLQDVVGQSAVVERIRILLEAARKRNEPLGHLLMVGPPGLGKTTLASVIPRELGTDFQQTVGPSLSAPKDLLPYLTNAGEGSVLFIDEIHRMPPSVEEFMYPAMEDFRVDITLGDGLNARTINMKLQPFTIIGATTRSGMLTAPLRDRFVNREQLNFYSLDELTTIIQRNSRKLRTEIDDAAAQEIALRSRGTPRKANNWLRWTRDYADARADGRISLDVARAALKMKGVDDRGLEELDCRYLETIITVFSGGPAGVQSIAHTMNVPADTLEDEIEPYLLREGLILRTPRGRMVTAAAWQHLGKAPPCDPTDESGDEDRDTHQKRLFR; encoded by the coding sequence ATGGGGCGAGAAACCACTATCCGGCACGACGACGACTACGATCCGGATCACGATCGCTCACGCCGCGCACGAGCTGACAACCGGCCGCCGCGACCTGTGTCTGCGGGTGGCGGTGATTCGGCATTTGCGGATGACGATTTCGATGACGAACTGCGTCCGTCGCGTCTGCAGGATGTCGTGGGACAATCGGCCGTCGTCGAACGGATTCGCATTCTTCTGGAAGCGGCCAGAAAGCGAAATGAACCGCTGGGTCATTTGCTGATGGTGGGTCCGCCGGGGCTGGGCAAGACCACGCTGGCCAGCGTGATCCCCCGCGAATTGGGGACTGATTTTCAACAAACGGTCGGGCCGTCCCTGAGTGCTCCGAAGGATCTGCTGCCCTACCTGACGAATGCCGGCGAAGGGTCCGTGCTGTTTATTGACGAAATCCACCGGATGCCGCCGTCCGTCGAGGAGTTCATGTATCCGGCGATGGAGGATTTCCGGGTCGACATTACGTTGGGTGACGGCCTGAATGCGCGGACGATCAACATGAAATTGCAGCCGTTCACCATCATTGGAGCCACAACCCGAAGCGGAATGCTGACCGCGCCTCTGCGAGACCGGTTCGTCAACCGCGAGCAACTGAATTTCTATTCACTCGACGAACTGACAACGATCATTCAGCGCAATTCGCGCAAGCTGCGGACGGAAATCGACGATGCCGCCGCTCAGGAAATTGCGCTGCGGTCACGAGGAACTCCTCGAAAAGCCAACAACTGGCTGCGATGGACGCGCGACTACGCGGACGCCCGCGCCGACGGCCGTATCAGCCTGGATGTTGCCAGAGCTGCTCTGAAAATGAAGGGTGTTGATGATCGCGGTCTGGAGGAGCTGGATTGCCGCTACCTGGAAACCATTATCACGGTGTTCAGCGGCGGTCCGGCCGGAGTTCAGTCGATTGCACATACAATGAACGTGCCGGCCGACACGCTGGAAGATGAAATCGAACCGTATCTGCTGCGGGAAGGTCTGATTTTGCGCACTCCGCGCGGTCGCATGGTGACTGCGGCAGCATGGCAGCATCTCGGCAAGGCTCCGCCGTGCGATCCAACGGACGAAAGCGGCGACGAGGACCGCGACACACACCAAAAGCGGCTGTTTCGCTGA
- a CDS encoding acylphosphatase: MDDSTRQFFFSGQVQGVGFRWTVSRLAAELTVTGFVRNLADGRVEAVVSGHQAAIESLLDAIRQHFRGNIESVEQMAIEPVREFSSFEIRH, encoded by the coding sequence GTGGACGATTCGACGAGGCAGTTCTTCTTCAGCGGACAGGTTCAGGGAGTAGGATTTCGCTGGACGGTCTCCAGGCTCGCGGCGGAGTTGACGGTGACCGGCTTTGTCCGCAACCTGGCTGACGGTCGTGTCGAAGCCGTTGTTTCCGGCCACCAGGCGGCAATCGAGTCCCTGCTGGACGCGATTCGCCAGCATTTTCGCGGAAATATCGAATCCGTAGAGCAGATGGCGATCGAACCAGTGCGGGAATTCAGCAGTTTCGAAATCCGGCACTGA
- a CDS encoding ABC transporter ATP-binding protein, giving the protein MSEASTDSLSRIISRRQFVTPVLLPATLAAAVSALCLAGLLLTLGGLVALINTQGQLSDADLSALPDSLDRGQVNQANSGLLPVAAELHGHALGRLFRPLIVGVRLLHTNSSALVVLILFGSALLAVRWALQGIAENFVSSHVSAAVRRLREHIHRHSLRLDTGDLTGARNAATTNLFQNSASQLERDSQDWGWRVLCGGADLAVLLVLIGLVNLRVGAECLIPIVVCWYVLRLESSRHDASQRLLSEQVDRGLERLAVGLRKTRTVSGYGMESFEQQQFETNLQQYGDRCAHLRKQRLRSRWTMRILLTGCAAILLFILVRHLLVDGAFGVAAATVLLAAGAAVFLSLKTLQPARSLQVSATVASNDVHEYLRQVPAVGQVVGARFLEPMARTLQFDQITFESDDHRELLKNLDLRISSGERVALLSMKPAEVSALVSLIPRFSIPKAGQVLIDGQNIQQATLESLRAEVMIATAENAVFNATVLENITCGQADISRQDAIEASKLVHAESFIRQLPHGYEAVIGEHGHQLEVGQVYRLSLARAVARNPALLIIEEPTAALDAETKAMLDDAYQRISANRTVIFLPTRLSTVKKCDRVVMLSDGRVAVDGRHDDLVRTSELYRHWEYVNFNVFRN; this is encoded by the coding sequence GTGTCGGAAGCTTCGACAGATTCGCTGAGTCGCATCATTTCGCGGCGCCAATTTGTCACCCCGGTACTGCTGCCGGCAACGCTGGCCGCCGCTGTTTCGGCCCTCTGCCTGGCGGGTCTGCTGCTGACGCTGGGTGGACTGGTTGCCCTGATCAATACGCAGGGGCAGCTATCGGACGCCGATTTATCAGCGCTTCCGGACTCTCTGGACCGTGGCCAGGTTAATCAGGCGAACTCAGGATTGCTGCCTGTAGCCGCGGAACTACACGGCCACGCCCTCGGTCGATTGTTTCGACCATTGATCGTTGGCGTCCGACTGCTGCACACGAACTCGTCCGCTCTGGTCGTGCTGATTCTGTTTGGCAGTGCATTGCTGGCCGTGCGATGGGCGCTTCAGGGCATTGCAGAGAATTTCGTCAGCAGCCACGTGTCAGCGGCTGTTCGCCGTTTGCGCGAGCATATTCATCGTCATTCGCTGCGTCTGGACACCGGCGACCTGACCGGCGCTCGGAACGCTGCGACCACCAACCTCTTTCAAAACAGCGCGAGTCAGCTTGAGCGAGACAGTCAGGACTGGGGCTGGCGCGTGTTGTGTGGCGGTGCGGATCTGGCTGTGCTGCTGGTGCTGATCGGACTTGTTAACCTGCGAGTCGGTGCGGAATGCCTGATTCCCATCGTCGTTTGCTGGTACGTGCTGAGGCTGGAAAGCAGCCGTCACGACGCGTCGCAGCGACTGCTTTCCGAACAGGTCGATCGAGGACTCGAACGTCTGGCTGTGGGATTGCGCAAAACGCGGACCGTTTCCGGCTACGGCATGGAATCCTTCGAACAACAGCAGTTTGAAACCAACCTGCAGCAGTATGGGGACCGCTGTGCTCACCTTCGAAAGCAGCGTCTGCGATCACGCTGGACGATGCGGATCCTGCTGACCGGCTGCGCAGCAATCCTGCTGTTCATTCTTGTCCGGCACCTGCTGGTGGACGGAGCGTTTGGTGTTGCTGCCGCGACCGTATTGCTGGCTGCGGGTGCAGCCGTGTTTCTGTCACTGAAGACTCTGCAGCCCGCTCGATCACTGCAGGTTTCCGCGACGGTTGCTTCGAATGACGTTCACGAATATCTGCGGCAGGTTCCCGCCGTGGGTCAGGTGGTCGGAGCCAGGTTTCTGGAACCTATGGCTCGGACACTGCAGTTTGACCAGATCACTTTCGAATCTGACGACCATCGGGAGCTGCTGAAGAACCTTGATCTGCGAATCAGCTCCGGCGAACGTGTTGCATTGCTGTCAATGAAACCGGCGGAAGTGTCGGCCCTGGTGAGTCTGATCCCGCGGTTCAGTATTCCCAAAGCGGGACAAGTGCTGATCGACGGACAGAATATTCAGCAGGCAACACTGGAGTCACTCCGTGCCGAAGTCATGATCGCGACGGCCGAAAACGCCGTATTTAACGCCACCGTTCTGGAAAACATTACCTGCGGCCAGGCGGATATTTCCCGGCAGGACGCGATTGAAGCCAGCAAGCTCGTTCACGCGGAAAGCTTCATTCGGCAGTTACCGCACGGCTATGAAGCTGTTATCGGGGAACATGGCCATCAACTGGAAGTGGGGCAGGTTTATCGCCTTAGCCTGGCACGAGCCGTTGCCCGGAACCCTGCGCTGCTGATCATCGAAGAACCCACAGCGGCACTGGATGCGGAAACCAAGGCGATGCTCGACGACGCCTACCAGCGTATTTCCGCGAACCGCACAGTGATCTTTCTGCCGACGCGACTGTCCACCGTCAAGAAATGCGATCGTGTTGTAATGCTGAGTGACGGCAGAGTCGCTGTGGACGGTCGACATGACGACCTGGTACGAACGTCCGAACTCTACCGCCACTGGGAGTACGTCAACTTCAACGTGTTCCGAAACTAG
- a CDS encoding fumarylacetoacetate hydrolase family protein — MKGKQLAPIQPVDILCIGLNYRRHAQEGGAAIPENPVLFMKTSTAAQNPGDPIVLPRKLNSDKVDYECELAVVIGRTCYNVSKDDALNYVLGYTCANDVSARDWQRNGGGGQWCRGKTFATFCPLGPCLVTADEIPDPNSLSIRTVLNGDVVQDWNTDDMIFDVPTIIEFLSASTVLAPGTVILTGTPHGVGMARNPPVFLKHGDTVSVEIEKIGMLTNPVIDEVLTGPQD; from the coding sequence GTGAAGGGAAAGCAACTGGCTCCGATTCAGCCGGTGGACATTCTTTGCATCGGTCTGAACTATCGGCGGCATGCTCAGGAAGGCGGAGCGGCGATTCCCGAAAACCCGGTGCTGTTCATGAAGACCAGCACCGCAGCTCAGAATCCGGGCGATCCCATCGTGCTGCCCCGAAAGCTGAACAGCGACAAGGTCGATTATGAATGCGAGCTGGCGGTTGTGATCGGCAGGACGTGCTACAACGTGTCGAAGGACGATGCGCTGAATTATGTGCTCGGCTACACCTGTGCCAACGACGTCAGCGCCCGCGACTGGCAGCGCAACGGCGGCGGAGGCCAGTGGTGCCGCGGCAAGACGTTCGCCACGTTCTGCCCGCTGGGTCCGTGTCTGGTTACAGCAGACGAGATTCCCGACCCGAATTCTCTGTCGATTCGAACCGTACTGAACGGCGATGTCGTTCAGGACTGGAACACCGACGACATGATTTTCGACGTGCCGACAATCATCGAGTTCCTGAGTGCCAGCACTGTTCTGGCTCCCGGCACCGTGATTCTGACCGGGACGCCTCATGGAGTCGGCATGGCTCGCAATCCCCCGGTTTTCCTCAAACACGGCGACACCGTGAGCGTCGAAATCGAAAAAATCGGCATGCTGACAAATCCGGTGATCGACGAAGTGCTGACGGGGCCGCAGGACTGA
- a CDS encoding ABC transporter permease subunit → MNHLLLVAQQNVASVADWRPAWVVALLLFFSLVGFAYGTRAGIIARATTKEAIRQPLFVLLLLISATVLLVNTFMPFFTLEDDVKMLKECGLATLLIAGALLAVWTAGTSITSEIEGKTAMTLLSKPINRRQFVLGKYIGIIQGVLWLFAPLALLFTLLVYYKVGYDQREMSQEIAPLFEWAKTSSGFEYPWPESYRLSVVTQVLPGIVLTLFQVSVLAAISVAIATRLPMVVNLVACFAVFVIGNLTPMMVSQGDRVIKNEAVTFTARLIATILPSLESFNISAAIATGRAVQPSYLGYTLLYGVAYSAAIILVAFILFEDRDLA, encoded by the coding sequence ATGAACCACCTTCTCCTTGTTGCACAGCAGAATGTCGCGTCCGTCGCCGACTGGCGCCCCGCCTGGGTTGTTGCTCTTCTGCTGTTTTTCTCGCTGGTTGGGTTTGCCTATGGCACCCGCGCCGGAATCATCGCCAGAGCGACCACTAAAGAGGCCATTCGGCAGCCGTTGTTCGTGCTGCTTTTGCTGATTTCGGCCACCGTCCTGCTGGTCAACACGTTCATGCCATTCTTCACGCTGGAAGATGACGTGAAAATGCTGAAGGAATGCGGCCTGGCGACGCTGCTTATCGCCGGAGCACTTCTGGCGGTCTGGACCGCGGGGACCAGCATCACCAGTGAGATCGAAGGGAAGACAGCAATGACGCTGCTTTCCAAGCCCATCAATCGACGACAGTTTGTTCTGGGAAAGTATATCGGGATCATTCAGGGAGTGCTGTGGCTGTTTGCTCCGCTGGCGCTGCTGTTCACGCTGCTGGTCTACTACAAGGTCGGCTACGACCAGCGAGAGATGTCGCAGGAAATTGCTCCGCTGTTTGAGTGGGCGAAAACTTCCAGTGGCTTTGAATACCCCTGGCCGGAGTCATACCGACTCAGCGTTGTGACGCAGGTCTTGCCGGGCATCGTGCTGACCCTGTTTCAGGTCAGCGTGCTGGCTGCCATCAGCGTCGCGATCGCCACTCGGCTGCCGATGGTTGTGAATCTGGTGGCCTGCTTCGCGGTGTTCGTGATCGGCAACCTGACGCCCATGATGGTTTCTCAGGGTGACCGCGTCATCAAGAACGAAGCCGTGACCTTTACGGCTCGACTGATTGCCACAATTCTGCCGTCGCTGGAATCGTTTAACATCTCCGCCGCCATCGCGACAGGCCGCGCCGTTCAGCCTTCCTATTTGGGGTACACACTGCTGTACGGCGTGGCATATTCGGCAGCAATCATCCTGGTGGCGTTCATCCTCTTCGAAGATCGCGACCTCGCGTGA
- a CDS encoding inositol monophosphatase family protein: MSEISARLELANAASRDAATLILQHYQSQTLGVESKADDSPVTIADRGAEQSIRGQIAASFPDDGILGEEFDDVTGTSGFRWIVDPIDGTKPFIYGVPLFGTLIGIERDGRMVGGVCRFPALHEVVYAAEGSGAWWQIGDQPARPARVSNEANLANARLMFTEPTSDIRAGRGWVLPKFLQQVRIARGWGDCYGHMLVATGRADIAVDPQMSAWDIAALIPIVREAGGSCTDWNFEENIFGGDGVSCAPGLVDAVRDVLTA; encoded by the coding sequence ATGTCAGAGATCTCCGCACGACTGGAACTTGCGAATGCGGCGAGTCGCGACGCCGCAACACTCATCCTGCAGCATTACCAGTCTCAGACGCTGGGGGTCGAGTCGAAGGCGGATGATTCGCCGGTGACCATTGCCGATAGGGGAGCGGAGCAGTCGATTCGTGGTCAAATTGCCGCGTCGTTTCCCGATGATGGAATCCTGGGCGAGGAATTTGATGACGTCACCGGCACCAGCGGATTTCGATGGATCGTTGACCCGATCGACGGAACAAAGCCGTTTATTTATGGAGTGCCACTCTTCGGGACGCTGATTGGCATTGAGCGCGACGGGCGCATGGTGGGAGGCGTCTGCCGGTTTCCTGCGCTGCACGAAGTCGTTTACGCCGCCGAAGGCAGCGGTGCCTGGTGGCAGATCGGCGACCAGCCGGCTCGCCCCGCCCGCGTTTCGAATGAAGCGAACCTGGCAAACGCTCGGCTGATGTTTACGGAACCGACGTCCGACATTCGAGCTGGCAGAGGCTGGGTGTTGCCGAAGTTCCTTCAACAGGTTCGAATTGCTCGCGGCTGGGGAGACTGCTACGGTCACATGCTGGTGGCAACCGGTCGAGCGGACATCGCCGTCGATCCGCAGATGTCCGCCTGGGACATCGCGGCTTTGATTCCCATTGTTCGGGAAGCCGGTGGAAGCTGCACCGACTGGAATTTTGAAGAGAACATTTTCGGCGGCGACGGCGTGTCATGCGCGCCGGGTCTGGTAGATGCCGTGCGCGATGTGTTGACGGCGTGA